The Sesamum indicum cultivar Zhongzhi No. 13 linkage group LG9, S_indicum_v1.0, whole genome shotgun sequence genome segment CTGCTCAAGTCTTGGTATATATTTCCTAACAGCTCTCAGAGCATCCCTGTACTTGGATTTATCGAGAGCCTGTATAAACCGAAACAGAACAAACAAATGGACGTCAACTTCCAGGAATATGTAAGCAGTGAAACCAATTAGAGAATGCTGACTATAAATGAAAGGATATGGATGACAAGACCTTCTTTCTAGAAAGAGTTGATCTGGGAGACATTATCTCTGTTGGGGGCTGAGAATAGTTCTTTCCTCGATACATAATAATGGTGTCATCGTCCTGAATATCAAGCACAATCCCGCCACTCAATCTTGCCAGCTCTGAAGCAATATCCTTCACCTCCTCTGGCGAGAATGTCTTCACTATAACTTTCAAAGTCTGGTGCTTCTTCCAATGTAAGTGCATGTTCAATATAACCCCCTGATATATCCCCCGTCTTCCGACTGGGACATAATTCTTGCACTTTTCGCCCATCTTCAGAAAATAGAAGTGTTCTTCAGGTGTCAATATTTCAGGGTCATGGGTGGTTTCTGATGACTCTTTAGGCTCAATCTTGTTAAGAGCTTCAAGTAGCCTTTCCTCTTTTCTCCGAGCCTTGGTGAATCATGAAAATCAACCACTAGTAAGAAATTTAAACTGATAATTTCCAAAACAACGAAAACTCAAAACTGTCATGGCAGCTGCATATCATCAGCAAAATAAACCAGTGATTATGTTGgttccaaaaaagaaaatattgggCCACACTAAAGTCACTTCTTCCCATTCTTCTCTTGGATAGGCAGAAATGAATCAAAAAGTCCACATGTTAGATGACTCAGACTCTGCCTATCATCTCACATAACATAAAGTATGAGAATGTGTGTGCTCTTTCCAAAGGTGATCTGGCCCTTAATCAAGCAGAGTGTAAGAGCAAGATCCAGATAAACTGCCTCAAGCGGTTTCGGGTAAGGCTTAAAGTCGATTACAAAAGCAGCACGACAAAGTTCCACTAGATTGAATCTTATTAACCTATGATCATTTGAGCAACAGAAAAGGCCATCGGTTTACCGAAATCTGTAACTGTAACTGTAACTGAAACTGGAACCAAATAAGAACTGAGAACTCATCATTGATGGTTAATGATGAATCCTACCTGAACAATGGGACCTCATAAAGAAACGGCAATCAAGAATCCATATAAACCGATTCTTCTTTCCTTAGTGAATAAATGAATATCTCaaagaaccaaaaataaaaaacacttAACAAGATCAGGATgagaataaatatttctacCTTCCTCAATTTGTAGAGGATTTTTTCTTCTGCGGTCATCCTTCCatattctttcttcttcttccaccTGAATAACTTCAACCACCTGACCACCGCTCTCTTCCCCTTcagtttcttccttttcttgacCTGAACCTCACCCGACCCATTATCCACACCNNNNNNNNNNNNNNNNNNNNNNNNNNNNNNNNNNNNNNNNNNNNNNNNNNNNNNNNNNNNNNNNNNNNNNNNNNNNNNNNNNNNNNNNNNNNNNNNNNNNNNNNNNNNNNNNNNNNNNNNNNNNNNNNNNNNNNNNNNNNNNNNNNNNNNNNNNNNNNNNNNNNNNNNNNNNNNNNNNNNNNNNNNNNNNNNNNNNNNNNNNNNNNNNNCCACCACAGGCTCCACATTTCTCCAAACCCGACCTGAATGAATCCAGGAAACACCCCCAAGATTACATCTCTGCACTCCCATCTCATAACGCAAACATCTCCCAACAACAGCAGCAATCTTGCATATATGTACATTACTACATAATCAACAGCAAAATTATTCGACtgaataaaatagtaattttatcaCTAGAATATTGTACGGGCATAATTTATTCAACGAAAAACAGCAATCTTTATGTGCACAGAATCCCACTCTCACGaactggaaaaagaaaagtttcaagaaacaaaaagaaaaattacccGGGGCTGTGAAATATGAAGTGGGATTGTGAGAGAAACGAAGCAAAGGGCAGAGAATTGGCCAAGAGACGCTTCAGATATTGGGATTTACATGCTAAATTTCTTGCCGCCATTTTTCTCCCTTTGTTTTCTGCACTACTCTGCTTTCTGCTCTGCAATTTTCTGTTGAAGAATCGGAGAAAATGTATGGGCCATGGGCTTTTTCTATGGGCCTAAATTGGAGAATCATGTTCATAGAAATTCGAAAAATGGGCTTCCTGAGATTGGCGTTGAAGCAGTGTTGTCATAGCCGACTAGGtcttgcatcaatgatgaGGTTGATGTCCtaaactttttgtttgatataaattttgggTAATTAGAGATGGTTTCTTTGaggtttgtataattataaatacaaatttcagGGGATGATTGGTAGTAGAAATTCGCTTGAAATGAAAAAGAcgtttctcaatttatttttacaactGTTATTGGTATGTTTTATGTCTGAAAATACTTATTTCCatagaaatttttattctcttaTATGAGGGATTAGTCATTTCTTCCTTCAAACAGAATATTAGTTATTCCTAACATATTGGAACGAAagttatcttctttttttgtattaatttaatatttaattttattgctattaaatttaagtactTGTGTCTAGTATTGGTAAATAATTGTGTATGtggtgataaaaaaaaaataaagtgatattagtttgatatttaattagttttattaattcaaaatatttctttcatcGAGTATTGAAGAAATAATGGAAGatgtattatatgattaaatagattagtttatttgattgttcgaatttaatttttttttaataaaatattatgtattaagtcaataaattatttttttaggtcAATAAGTACatgttttcatatatatatatatatatatatgtcttcaATAACATATTTGatgatttataaattgattataaccTTTTATTAGCAATTCTGAAAATGCCATTGTcatgcaattattttttctaaaaaaaattactaaggacaaatttatcataaaaataatttaattataccactgattattatttctaattatcaattatgtgAATGGAATTGATTAAGGAAAGATAATTGTGTTACCTtctaatttattgtgtatACCAATCATAGAAATACTATCAAACATAATTCCTTTTCTATCCTTATTCCATTTTCTCACTTAATTTCTTTCCCACATGCCAATCATATCTTTAATTATGTATCCTGAGatgaaaattactattttaatgttactaaatttaaaaaaaaaatgaatatgaaaAGAGAATCTGAGTGTGAGAaaagcaaatatatttttgaaaaggcattacttattaaatttgtagACTTGTAGACGTGatgtattttataagtttatattaATCACCAAAGGTTGAATGCTTTTTCCAATGGATTTGTCatgtctaaaaatttatttaaaaggtGTTTCTAAATAAGCTCTGCATTGCACGACTGAATAAGAAGCATAAATAGCTAAAAATGGAATTCACCAACTCATACTCATAGATAGCAATTACTTGTACAAACCAGCAATTCATCCATGAACTACATAAACTGGATTCTTCTCAACCAAAACCATTGTGGAGGAAGAACcctaatttcaagaattttaggTGCCAAAGAAAcccagaaaaaaaaggaaagtgaAATTAAACACACACATTGACAGAGATGAAAAGTGGCCATATCTGAATGTGTGTTGAGGAGGATGTTTGATGAAGATGAACCAGGCAATCATCAACTCAAGGAGGCGAATCCGCCGCCCTTCATCATCTGACGGAACTCATCAAAGTCAACCCTACCGTCGCCGTCGACGTCGACTTTCATGATCATCCGGTTGCAGTCCTCCAGCGACCGCCCCTGCTTCAGCCCCAGAGACGACAGCACCGACCGGAGCTCCTCCCCCGTGATGAAGCCGTCGCCGTTTTGGTCGAACACGTTGAACGCCTCACGCATGTCGCCCTCCTCGTCTCCCCTGTCGTCGCCCTCCATGATCGCCGCGTACAGCGTGCCGAACTCCTCCACGTCGACGTACCCGTCGCCGTTGGCGTCGATCTTCTCGATCATCTGCCTCAGCTCCTTCTCCGGAATGTGGATCCCTAGCTTTTCCAGCGAATCGCTTAGTTCCTTCCCGCTTACTTTTCCGTCGCCGTTCCGATCGAACATTGAGAATATACGACGCAGCTCCGGAGCCTCCATTTCTTCATCAAACGCTCAACCCTAATGcccaaaatgaatttaatcgATCAGTCGATCCACTTCTTCTTATCCTTTTCAAAAGCACGCAATTAATCCGTGCAGAAAGCACCGATTCCGGgaaattaaatgcaaaattaataGGGGATCTttgtgaattaattaatgaacattgagattgattattttctttttggcagaaatggagaagaaaggAGAATCGGGGgcgtaaattttttttggaaattggATTGAATTCTTGAACAGAAAACAATTTCACAATAGCTTTCAGAATGGGTTTCCAAGTTTGGGTAGAGGAATTATGTGGAGTGGCGAGGATGAAGGTTTGAGCAAAAAGTGGAGGGAAATGCGGAGAGCCCACCAAAAGATGATCATATCTCTGTTATATATTCCATCACGTGATGTACGTGATTATCTAAAATGtcccaaaaataattatttattttagctttttccttctttgttgcatcaaatattaaaggataattacattttccttttatgaaatccgatataattacacataaatttagtatctctaaaatttacattcgtctaataaataagttcatttGTTGTCAAAactcattgaatttattgatattaataaaataaactaaataaaaaataatatttatcatcaattaacttattactgacttattgcaaatcaaacaatttttttgaactaaacGACCCTTGTGACTATGAAGATATACATATTCATATacattaacatataaaaataatttgatcataaaagaaaaatttcataaatcttGACTAGCAATCAGTATAAATCAAtcgagaataaatataatatttttttattaatatcaaaagatTTCATAAATCCTgactaacaaaaaaacttatatattaaaGGAAAGCAGACCACAAGATgctatattaaaattttgaaattataaaaattttacatataattacaccacaCCCCTCAACTTCCAAACATAATTTTTGACTTTTccaaactttttttctttatttttaatactttatattttattcaattaaatgtAGATATATAACTAATGATGCACACACATCAGTAATAGTATGTATATAAGTGAACGAAGTTCTgtcgtataatttattttttttattaaaattgaacttacatgaataaaaataataattcatgtaACTAACTAATTAAAGACATGattattcacaaaataaataagtataagtatgaatatcaattattataaattattttaaaatcgtgaaatgaaaaataaatgtacaAATAGCTGGGCACGTCCTCGGCCATCAAATTGTATGGAAATCATGTTATGGAGACGTGCCaccaatatttttctacttttatcCCACTCAAAATGTCTAGGCCATAAGACATTTTTCGACTGGGATAAATTACGGCGATATTGCTTTATGTTAGGTCTTATTGTACATATACATTTGCTTtcaataaattagtttttatgaATCTTTCacgtttaaaaatatattataaataaaattaaaatatataaataatacattaaagtaaaaaaattaaaaaaaatcaatttctcaataaaaaatttagataagttagttattttattaattgaaaggcatatatacacatatataaattagtaagTATTTCCCCACGATATTAAAAtccaatattaatatcttattataagataatttataaaacacTAAAACTTTTTCTGATTCCCTTATATAAAATGTTTaacttgattaattattaaactttaaaaaattgaatttctaccATACTTTATACTTATTTACAGAAATTAAACATTCgctcttttttattattgaagatCTATTTTCATtgctttttttaattgaattgtcTTTTTACACTTCTCTTTCTCCTCAGCACGTTCTGCTCACATTCATCTACAACTCACATTTCTACTTATTGGCTTGTGCAAATACAATTTGAAATCAGCAAACATCGGTTTAAGTCATTTGTTCGCTTAAAAATTGTGAACTGATTTCAAGAAGGCAGCACGACGCTGAGGATGGATTGAGCTGGATTATGCATCACATCTCTGGAACTGAAATAAGTTATCCAGCTCATATCCTAGACACCTGAGTGAAATAACTGAAATTACGATGATGCCTCTATAGAAATTGACTTGAATGTATCAAAGCCTTGAAGCCAGTTTAAATAAGGTTAATTTGACACATATTAGCCCGATTAATAGAgattaaaaatagatttttgcAGAATTTATtcctttctttaaaaaataacataaaatgtaATCCAACCATGTGCCCAAAAATGACCACAGATTGAAGGATCAAATGGACGagtaaattggaaaaaaaatcaattaatttagcaAACGTAGAAATTGCCTCAAAACATCTAGAAAGGTTTTGGGACAGAGTGCGTTTgcgaaatataataaaagcaTCTAatctaaaaaacaaaaagttcgAAGAAATATCTCGTACAAAAATAGTTTAGCTGAAAGAGATGTGCCAGTAGAAAAAGGGCCTGAAAAATCAGCAGATGATAAATCAGATTCAGGCGAGTGTTACCGGCGAGTTCATATCGCAAGCTTGAATTGTATAATTGCCTGGATCGAAATCTGTCTGGATCCAGTCAAGAAGCTGAACTTGCTCAAACTGATTTCAgctaatttttcagaaaaaaatccacaaaatTCAAACCAACAAAGATCAATATGCACATACAACTGTCCTACGCGGTTTGTGTtgtatgagagagagagagagaggcttTGCGATCCTGCAGAGTGAAAGGCAGAAATGGTGGAGGGGAAGGAGGTGGgatgacaataaataatggaGGGAATGGGTTAGGGCACAGATAATAATGGGCCTTGGCCCATCAGAATAAAGGTACATGCTAGGGTTCATAGCTAGTCTAGTAGCTAGctataatttgtttcttttatattgACAAcagtataataatttatcttaatatactgaataataaataaattataataatttattttaaataaaataaaatgagataaatatttagttgtcCAAATATATGATACCACACCTAccaaaaagttaataataaaactacTTAAAGATAAGGCTTGATTATGTTATTGCCCAgtacataaaaaattgtggtAAATTAAGAACGTTGAATATAGAGCTGACAAATAATacctcataattatatttttggcaattgtaaaatttgattatCGAAATTTTAGAAGTGGTCAAAAATTACTGAAGTGGACAAAATTAAGTATTTCGTTGgctagatatttttttattttttctaccGTATAAgcatttacataaaaaatttcctACCACATAAGCAATgacatggaaaaaaaaaataggggacACTTTTGtatttgggatttttttttactagttgggtatttttttcctcttttctacCACATAAGTgcttatatgaataaataaaaaaataaaaagaagaagaagatcgtcaaattgcataaaaacaaacttttacAGTATGTTTGATTTGGGTGAAaattgaaagtaaaaaaaaaaagtataagagaTAGTTTGTTAGTTGGTTTAAACGGAAAAGATAAAGGGGAAGTAAAATTCGATGTATACAA includes the following:
- the LOC105170850 gene encoding uncharacterized CRM domain-containing protein At3g25440, chloroplastic, which codes for MTAEEKILYKLRKARRKEERLLEALNKIEPKESSETTHDPEILTPEEHFYFLKMGEKCKNYVPVGRRGIYQGVILNMHLHWKKHQTLKVIVKTFSPEEVKDIASELARLSGGIVLDIQDDDTIIMYRGKNYSQPPTEIMSPRSTLSRKKALDKSKYRDALRAVRKYIPRLEQDLELLQAQNGRKDTMGEEKQPTDAYDVDPAKDSNQHFEGSDRLKELLAKTDVNNEDDSDMDSDMGSDSEALSDIFETESDTENEEKAEKPLYLDVFEKIPMNSDEEQENFEEHLRQISTDSRKEKSNDKDLELADLDEVDRMVLRAASLLKKRRK
- the LOC110012570 gene encoding calmodulin-like protein 3, with the protein product MEAPELRRIFSMFDRNGDGKVSGKELSDSLEKLGIHIPEKELRQMIEKIDANGDGYVDVEEFGTLYAAIMEGDDRGDEEGDMREAFNVFDQNGDGFITGEELRSVLSSLGLKQGRSLEDCNRMIMKVDVDGDGRVDFDEFRQMMKGGGFASLS